A single region of the Vagococcus teuberi genome encodes:
- the iolG gene encoding inositol 2-dehydrogenase gives MTKELVVGVIGGGRIGKLHTKNLVQMPGVKVKAVADIFADNMPTFEAEYGVPLVSDFDAIFNDDEIDVVFICTPTDTHVELIKKAAAAKKHIFCEKPISFSDEETVETYHIVKEAGVKFQLGVNRRFDRNFAQVKKHVQDGSIGDIQLLRIDSRDPEAPPLSYVKSSGGLFFDMMIHDFDMARFITGSEVKEVYATGDALVNPELEGIDVDTAIVTLTFENGCLGVISNSRQAVYGYDQRLEAFGSKGASQAENERVNQVVLSDESGVHSQKPLHFFLERYNDAYIKEVEEFLTAIKDDTDTVVTYEDGIMAQRLAFAANESLKTGQPVKVKKI, from the coding sequence ATGACAAAAGAATTAGTTGTAGGCGTAATTGGCGGCGGACGTATTGGAAAACTTCACACGAAAAACTTAGTACAAATGCCAGGTGTTAAAGTAAAAGCGGTCGCGGATATTTTTGCAGATAACATGCCAACATTTGAAGCAGAATATGGTGTACCATTAGTATCGGATTTTGATGCCATCTTTAATGATGATGAGATTGATGTGGTATTTATTTGTACACCAACGGACACACATGTTGAATTAATCAAAAAAGCAGCGGCAGCGAAAAAACATATCTTCTGTGAAAAACCAATTAGTTTTTCTGATGAAGAAACAGTTGAAACCTATCATATTGTGAAAGAAGCAGGGGTGAAATTCCAACTAGGTGTTAACCGTCGTTTCGACCGTAATTTTGCACAAGTAAAAAAACATGTTCAAGATGGATCAATTGGAGATATCCAATTATTACGTATTGATTCACGTGATCCAGAAGCACCACCTTTATCTTATGTTAAGTCGTCAGGCGGTCTATTTTTTGATATGATGATACATGACTTTGATATGGCCCGTTTTATCACAGGTAGTGAAGTAAAAGAAGTTTATGCTACAGGGGATGCATTGGTTAATCCTGAACTTGAAGGAATCGATGTTGACACAGCAATTGTGACATTAACCTTTGAAAATGGTTGTTTAGGTGTGATTAGTAACAGTCGTCAAGCAGTGTATGGTTATGACCAACGTTTAGAAGCATTTGGTTCAAAAGGTGCGTCTCAAGCAGAAAATGAACGAGTAAATCAAGTTGTGTTATCAGATGAGTCCGGTGTTCATAGCCAAAAACCACTTCACTTCTTCTTAGAGCGTTACAATGATGCATACATTAAAGAAGTGGAAGAATTTTTAACAGCTATTAAAGATGACACAGACACTGTTGTGACATATGAAGATGGTATCATGGCACAACGTTTAGCATTTGCTGCAAATGAATCATTGAAAACTGGTCAGCCTGTTAAAGTTAAAAAAATATAA
- a CDS encoding PTS sugar transporter subunit IIB, with protein MEKSILFVCESGISASLFVSKMLESLRDHGLNYDVDYAPVQRVETKLSQQHYDVILLAPQIKRYEKELRSLLEEKSHESYVSGIQDDEFVTMNIERILERIR; from the coding sequence ATGGAAAAAAGTATTTTATTTGTCTGTGAGTCAGGTATTAGTGCCTCATTATTTGTTTCAAAAATGTTAGAAAGTTTAAGAGATCATGGTTTGAATTATGATGTTGATTATGCACCAGTTCAACGTGTGGAAACAAAATTGTCACAACAACATTATGATGTGATTTTACTTGCACCACAAATTAAACGTTATGAAAAAGAATTAAGAAGTTTACTTGAAGAAAAATCACATGAATCATATGTGAGCGGGATTCAAGATGATGAGTTTGTGACGATGAATATTGAGCGGATATTAGAGCGAATTAGATAG
- a CDS encoding DUF3329 domain-containing protein encodes MLTTLINTKDYTIMTRRKHSKKNNSCLNSKKENTYIKWLVLIITFITIFTLNQLTYYTSDDYTYHYVYKGHMPTTDIEKIDGIGSIVTSQINHYHLWNGRYLAHSIVQFFLQYDKIIFNIFNTFAFILLMYLIYAIIETRSSIKKPGMLLAQIAMLLWLMIPSFGQTVLWVSGAGNYLWTSLFYTGFLLLYLKNLDDHLFVILGSIFLGFLTGVTNENSGPATILVAVCIFLLNIIINKKIKIYQITGILFSVLGFISMMSSAGSQKRGHIDLSIEVLSRNLTNIFTNSMIHFYFFYLLILVLILILSLLKAINAKDIYFIILLLIGHFACIYSLILVSEQPLRVLFGASVYLVIVTTYLLNRLLKLKKSQFILTVGLLLFSAYHYYNAIQDNRTTYSQVMEQVALLKNASPDEDVTLPMITYPKTNYNAYKGTANVTQDREAWFNKWMAQYYNVKSITGIPQPNK; translated from the coding sequence ATGTTAACAACATTAATAAACACAAAAGATTATACGATTATGACAAGAAGAAAACATTCAAAAAAAAACAACAGCTGTTTAAACAGCAAAAAGGAAAACACATACATAAAATGGCTCGTTTTAATCATCACTTTTATCACAATTTTTACATTAAATCAATTAACATACTATACATCTGATGATTATACTTACCATTATGTCTATAAAGGACATATGCCAACAACTGATATTGAGAAAATAGATGGGATAGGCTCCATCGTTACTTCACAAATCAATCATTACCATTTGTGGAATGGACGATATTTAGCCCATAGTATCGTTCAATTTTTTCTTCAATATGACAAAATTATTTTTAATATATTTAACACATTCGCATTTATCCTATTGATGTATTTAATCTATGCAATTATAGAAACTAGGTCAAGTATTAAGAAACCAGGCATGCTTTTAGCGCAAATAGCGATGTTACTTTGGTTAATGATTCCAAGTTTTGGTCAAACAGTGCTGTGGGTATCTGGGGCAGGAAACTATCTTTGGACCTCACTCTTTTACACTGGTTTTTTATTGCTATATTTAAAAAATCTAGACGATCATCTTTTTGTGATTTTGGGGTCTATCTTCTTAGGATTTTTGACAGGTGTAACAAATGAAAATTCTGGTCCAGCTACGATATTGGTAGCCGTATGCATCTTTTTATTAAATATTATCATCAATAAAAAAATAAAAATTTATCAGATTACAGGTATTTTATTCTCCGTTTTAGGCTTTATCTCCATGATGTCCTCAGCTGGATCACAAAAACGTGGCCATATTGATTTATCAATAGAAGTCTTATCACGAAATCTAACTAACATTTTCACCAATAGCATGATTCATTTTTATTTTTTCTATCTATTAATTCTTGTTCTGATACTTATTTTATCATTACTGAAAGCTATAAATGCAAAAGATATCTACTTCATCATTCTTTTACTTATAGGGCATTTTGCTTGTATTTATAGTCTGATTCTTGTTTCTGAACAACCCTTACGTGTATTATTTGGGGCATCTGTTTATCTCGTAATAGTTACCACATATTTACTCAATCGTTTGCTTAAATTAAAAAAATCCCAATTTATTTTAACTGTTGGGTTATTACTTTTTTCAGCCTATCATTACTATAATGCCATACAAGACAATCGTACAACATATTCTCAAGTAATGGAACAAGTTGCTTTACTAAAAAATGCAAGTCCAGATGAGGATGTCACTTTGCCTATGATTACTTATCCTAAAACTAATTATAATGCCTATAAAGGGACTGCCAATGTGACACAGGATAGGGAAGCTTGGTTCAATAAATGGATGGCTCAGTACTATAATGTGAAATCAATTACCGGCATTCCACAACCAAATAAGTAA